In Parerythrobacter aestuarii, the sequence TTTCTACGGAGCATATCTCAAGGAGACCGGAGATCCGCAACCGATGGCTGCGGAGGTGATCGCCGACATGAATTGCGACTGGCGCTCCGTCGCTGAAGCCATGCGCGCTCCGGTGCCCGATGGCAGCCCGATCTGGTACCAGAAGCATATGCCGCACCACATGGAAGGGCCAATCGACATCCTCGACTTTCCCGCGATGCGGCATGCCTTCCTTATCCGCGACCCCATTCGCGTGGCGGCGAGCTATGCCAATAAGCGCAGCGCAATCAATTCGGACCATTTGGGTATCACGCGCCAGTGGGAGTATTTTCAGAAAATCAGCGAGTTGCAGGGCAAGGTTCCCCCTGTGGTAGATAGCGCCGATATTCTCACCGATCCTGAAAATGTCTTGAAGAAACTCTGCAAAGCACTTGATATTCCATGGGATTCAGGAATGCTTTCCTGGAACCTGGGGCCTCATCCGCAAGACGGCATCTGGGGTTCGCACTGGTACGATAAGGTCAACGCCTCGACCGGCTTCGGTGACCCGCCGGGGCCGCTCCCGGAACTTTCATCCGAATATCAAGCCGTTGCCGATGCTTGTCGCGAGGATTACGAAGCCTTGCGCGAGCATGCGCTGACGCCTTAGCCGACCGCTGCCATCATTTGCGCGCACAGGATCGCACCATAGGTCCCCAGCGCATAACCCAGCACCGCCAGCAGCACACCAACCGGGGCGAGGGCGGGGTGGAAGGCCGCTGCCACCACCGGGGCAGAGGCAGCTCCACCGACATTGGCCTTGCTGCCCACTGCGACGAAGAAGAACGGTGCCTTGATCAGCTTGGCAACCACCAGCAGCAGCACAACGTGGAACAGCATCCAGATCGCCCCGATGGCCATGAAGGCAGGGGCATCAGCGATCTTGGTGACATCCATGCGGGTGCCGATGATGGCCACCAGCAGGAAAATGAACACAGTCCCGAACTTGCTGGCACCGATCCCTTCCAGCTCGCGAACGCGGGTGAAACTGGCCAGCAGCCCGGCCGTCGTCGTCAGCACCACGACCCAGAAGAACTCGCTCGCCAGCGTGGCTTCCTCGCCCCAAAGCCCGGCGAAAACCCCGCCGAGCCAGCCGCCGGCAAGGTGCGACAGGCCAACCACCGCAAAGGTTCCGCCGAACAGCAGGACATAGTCATTTGCCGTAGCGACACGTTCGATCGAGCTGGAATAGTCAGCCATCTTGTCGCGCAGCCGGTCGATGGCGGAACTATCGGCCCCGAGCCAGCGATCGACCCGCTCGCTCGCGCCAGCGCCATAGAGCAGGAAGATCATCCAGATCTCGGCAACGATGATATCGACGGCGAGCAAAGCGGAGAAGCCCTCGATGGGGTAGCCATAGACCTCCAGCATCGCAGTCTGGTTGGCACCGCCGCCAATCCAGCTACCGGCCAGAGTTGCCAGCCCGCGCCAGGCAGCATCCTGTCCACTGCCGATGATCGAAGGTTCGAACTGAGCGACGATGAAGAGTGCAATCGGGCCGCCAAGGACGATCCCGACTGTCGCCGTCAGGAACATGATCAAGGCTTTAGACCCGAGCCCGAGGATACCCTTCATGTCGATGCTGAGCGTCATCAGGAACAGCGCCGCAGGCAGGAAATAGTCCTTCGCCACCGGCCACAGCTGCGATTCGCTGGCATCGACGAAGCCTGTCGTCACCAACAGCGAAGGAACGAGATAGCAGACCAGGATGATCGGGACGAAGACGTAGAACTTCTTCCATCCCTCCCGTTCGCGGGTAAAAAACACGAAAGCCAGTAGTGCAGCCAGCAGGCCGAGAATGATGCGGTCGTCGCTAATCACATGTCTCTCCGGTGAATTCTCGTTTCGGTACGACCTAGCGAGAGCCAGGCTTCAAGTCATCCCGCATCCCCAGCCAACCGCCGCTTCGTCATTGGCGATTCATTTGAGCTGTGAGAAGAAAGGCCATGCGCTTCAAGACACTTTTGCTCGCTTTTGCCGCTCTAACGTCGCTGTCGCCGGTTCCGCCGGCAGCGGCCCAAGACATGGAGTTCGACGCTTACCTGCAGCTCCTGATTGCGCGGGCGAGGGCGGAAGGTGTCGGCGAAAACACGCTTCAACGCATGACTGTTGGATTGACGCCCAACCCGACCGTAATCCGCCTCGATCGGGGCCAACCGGGCAGCCCGACCAGCACGGGCTATCCGGCCATGCAACCCTACCTCGATACGCATGTGAACCCGACGCGGATTGCTCGGGGCCGAGACATGTTTGCTGCGACGCGCGGGCTCCATAGAGGGATCGAGCAACGCTATGGTGTGCCCGCTGAAGTGCTGATGGCGATATGGGGGCATGAGACCAATTACGGGGGATACAAGGGCGATTTCGACCTCGCCCGCTCGCTCGCCACGCTGGCTTGGGAGGGGCGTCGCCGCGAACTCTTCTCTGACGAGTTCGTCGCACTGATGAAGGTGGCGGACAAGGGCTATTCACGCTCGCAATTGGTCGGTAGCTGGGCCGGAGCCTTCGGCAACCCACAATTCCTCCCCAGTGTATACCTTCGCCTTGCTACTGACGGTGACGGCGACGGGCGCGCCGATATCTTCAACAGCCGCGCCGACACACTTGCCTC encodes:
- a CDS encoding DUF819 family protein yields the protein MISDDRIILGLLAALLAFVFFTREREGWKKFYVFVPIILVCYLVPSLLVTTGFVDASESQLWPVAKDYFLPAALFLMTLSIDMKGILGLGSKALIMFLTATVGIVLGGPIALFIVAQFEPSIIGSGQDAAWRGLATLAGSWIGGGANQTAMLEVYGYPIEGFSALLAVDIIVAEIWMIFLLYGAGASERVDRWLGADSSAIDRLRDKMADYSSSIERVATANDYVLLFGGTFAVVGLSHLAGGWLGGVFAGLWGEEATLASEFFWVVVLTTTAGLLASFTRVRELEGIGASKFGTVFIFLLVAIIGTRMDVTKIADAPAFMAIGAIWMLFHVVLLLVVAKLIKAPFFFVAVGSKANVGGAASAPVVAAAFHPALAPVGVLLAVLGYALGTYGAILCAQMMAAVG
- a CDS encoding sulfotransferase-like domain-containing protein, with amino-acid sequence MWSGPRNLSTAMMRSFSGRSDTYVSDEPFYGAYLKETGDPQPMAAEVIADMNCDWRSVAEAMRAPVPDGSPIWYQKHMPHHMEGPIDILDFPAMRHAFLIRDPIRVAASYANKRSAINSDHLGITRQWEYFQKISELQGKVPPVVDSADILTDPENVLKKLCKALDIPWDSGMLSWNLGPHPQDGIWGSHWYDKVNASTGFGDPPGPLPELSSEYQAVADACREDYEALREHALTP
- a CDS encoding lytic murein transglycosylase; its protein translation is MRFKTLLLAFAALTSLSPVPPAAAQDMEFDAYLQLLIARARAEGVGENTLQRMTVGLTPNPTVIRLDRGQPGSPTSTGYPAMQPYLDTHVNPTRIARGRDMFAATRGLHRGIEQRYGVPAEVLMAIWGHETNYGGYKGDFDLARSLATLAWEGRRRELFSDEFVALMKVADKGYSRSQLVGSWAGAFGNPQFLPSVYLRLATDGDGDGRADIFNSRADTLASIARYFQDSGWRPGQPWGVRTYLPAGFDPDIYSTELSAPVCPRVHERHSQWKTVGEWRALGLQPQVPIPDDTLTSVFQPDGPGTRAWLLTSNYRVILEYNCSNYYAMSVGLLADEIAR